In Coregonus clupeaformis isolate EN_2021a chromosome 15, ASM2061545v1, whole genome shotgun sequence, one genomic interval encodes:
- the LOC121582475 gene encoding protein PRRC2B isoform X2: MSDRLGQITKSKDGKSKYSSLSLFDKYKGKSIETQKTAVPRHGLQSLGKVAAARRMPPPAHLPSLKSENKGNDPSVIIVPKDGTGWANKQEQPDQKSSIASTAQLPELQPQLALQKSVSNLQKPTPVASQESANTGGPKQWAQLNGKAVELDGLRASNRLQPFSHEEFPTLKAAGEQDKAGKERSAFDPSYGPGPSLRPQNVTSWREGGGRNLVPSSLPAGLPSDFEGKASGVAETGSPPPPLPPSASSSALSAPMVSPNPATVVSAPPVPELKEPSLRPAQPLRRPAPPALNHHQLHHPTTTTTYHDMLPAFMCPKETCDAPGTAEHTGPVTVVAPVRFDNRPTFRQPYPNNNQEPVNGEVRREENRFIRGPSRNPSSRPIRRPGDRPPRPAIINPEDLKDLDELDNDCEDGWAGIHEEVDYGEKLKFSDDEEEHAEKNKMWAEWENQRREHQLSLSSGEGVYPQEGPEEEAYQAYQEQMAHRKTNSRFPSGEPQAQQKSSGPGMAHQGEPLDNQEERQTQGPARAKFVSPELSEAVERARRRREEEERLAREERLAACAEKLKRLDERFGKTERQLLRSEEGAKDAESKEAALSPRRESKNHPESWQYGMKDAECPSEHSPGQQDYREEGTSGFTPYRSEDDGGAEPTSPLPDYANHQASKPLPPRFQKQQQDQVYKMQHWQQQQSGHPAPSGSSHPPRGYYPPHVLGFDPRWMMMPPFMDPRMAQGLSPVDYYPNAVHSSGIMKSMMQPDHLNSPGSASDEGCHPSMHQERRAPSTEPYPVWNQDGYPPRSFTPPYQRQHESSDRSQPDDRSDRTCSQQDLYEERGKECLDNPSGDLSHQAYQQSKGPDRDHHPHDQGLLSTAPSRPQQQQHADSDYPKQEPKDRYLKDSTDPRNEVFDTSKENVFDSDFRRRDGGQKKESVGVQNQRSDHGSSSPASSVSQPSETGGRTLTRRTGPIKKPVLKALKVEDKENEKPKVEPEEKVVPYRLEKEVLTNVYDLKKDNQPLLSNRRSASPAIEKQPEEKQHQLLAPAKVERPASTHSEDLPKENSWDSGKSQSSRDSQESREPGAPRRNNWIFIDEEQAFAGARGTGRGRSRGGFREFSSRGDRGGRGGRENPRGGYNNNINSRDATGAQRPGRGRGLPRDFVKVEDLQRGKPRRRNVSETLSETSEYEELPKRRRQKGSENGEGGSYPEQGETRKADRDSWRSNKVYTEDQAASDARDKAKASSKGFGGFGRSLPPRLDTGRVYNTSRGFNNGSRDISTWRGRGTQFGSGGGPMQENGYGPGTETYSRRPPPPAEREPFKYTPKFTGSTGSFMENGAEDRSGEGEYYIDNDNPGQQPLRRRRPPRQDKPPRFRRLRQEREPGSGQWTSDEYINGSEGFANPWPGRSKEGGKEDGWPSGHYSGGGGRSGGQHGQAEDWETGSENSDFSDWREKRGGGQQQQAHGGDVHSDSGHGEPGSGEKRELAKRSFSSQRPLVDRQNRKGELEGNKMTRSSENPNALPSCNRNDGWQNGGSSNHNSRSPEESGQVYNVEQSEEGHQPNEPSGKKLDKELKPRSVKGDMVKPLNQYDLNSYPIEGDSGGPSPDGFQDLSKKQQRRPQEDDRRRKEQGAPVPVKNRPITSKMPPRFAKKQGGMTMDQPEEGLSANNLGTEIWETNSSALSVQSSGGDSWTKQVSFTGSEPNSEDSDAGPEQSKEQHKPGPIGNERSLKHRKGSEGVERLEGRPITPVNGVDLHVDTVLPVPPIEFGVSAKDSDFSLPPGSTPVPVSNPVTKLQDALASNPALTQAIPMLRRDHLQPGINLNPISFPSADLTLKMESARKAWENSQSLPEQGSPGGGASGAQPPCSVGSSSGVSYSSFGGVSMPPMPVASVAPSMSMQGNHVPPLYLDGHVFPSQPRLVPPTMTQQQSYQQAAAAAQQIPISLHTSLQAQLGLRGGLPVSQSQEMFNSIPPFRSQVYMHPNLSQPNPMVLSGGGPLKGPYSAFPGMQPSDMVKPQSGSHYQPMNGSQAMVYDGQMNQGPGMGSSQLMDSQLIQVTMPLPGSQLRYGSAQQHLILPQSIQLQQGQNLSVGAARRMLPPGSQPPVMTGSRENFPMSAGPYTTYKTSQMEMKGFQFSDKPNHSQGMPGGYNRPGSASPSGKQSGPLPGHYTQQKTTSMQAVQQRGWACSGPGLTCSCCYRDPATGWFEALLCPLHGKVPPPQGSMVMHMRPPTTGPFPTPIQRPVMQVNKTVIIRSPPYPNPGREPPHSTPPSAPEPPIKGPEDGMKSKALRDRRQLVGEGKALSWGLMTSKLQESLPGWQGKPAPCT, translated from the exons TTCCATTGCATCAACAGCACAGCTGCCGGAGTTGCAGCCGCAGCTGGCTTTACAGAAATCTGTCTCCAATCTCCAGAAGCCCACACCGGTAGCCAGTCAGGAG AGCGCAAACACAGGTGGACCAAAGCAATGGGCCCAGCTAAATGGAAAGGCCGTAGAACTAGATG GTTTAAGGGCCTCAAACCGACTGCAGCCCTTCTCTCACGAGGAATTTCCAACGCTGAAGGCTGCTGGGGAACAGGACAAGGCTGGCAAGGAAAGAAGCGCCTTCGATCCGTCGTATGGGCCCGGACCAAGCCTCCGCCCCCAGA ATGTGACAAGTTGGAGGGAGGGTGGTGGGAGGAACCTTGTGCCCTCATCCCTGCCGGCAGGCCTGCCCTCAGATTTCGAGGGCAAGGCCAGCGGCGTGGCTGAGACTGGGAGCCCCCCTCCACCTCTTCccccctctgcctcctcctctgcCCTCTCTGCCCCCATGGTCAGTCCCAACCCTGCCACCGTTGTCAGCGCCCCTCCAGTCCCGGAGCTCAAGGAGCCCTCCCTGCGCCCCGCCCAGCCACTCCGCAGGCCCGCTCCCCCTGCCCTGAACCATCACCAGCTCCACCaccctaccaccaccaccacctaccaCGACATGCTGCCTGCCTTC ATGTGCCCCAAAGAGACTTGTGATGCTCCCGGCACTGCTGAACACACTGGCCCTGTCACTGTGGTCGCCCCAGTTCGCTTTGACAACAGGCCCACCTTCAGACAGCCCTACCCCAACAACAACCAAGAGCCCGTCAA CGGCGAGGTGAGGAGAGAAGAAAACCGCTTCATCCGTGGGCCCTCTCGCAACCCCTCCTCCCGACCCATCCGTCGGCCCGGCGACAGACCCCCTCGTCCTGCCATCATCAACCCAGAGGACCTGAAGGATCTGGACGAGCTGGACAACGACTGTGAAGACGGCTGGGCAG GTATCCATGAAGAAGTGGATTATGGCGAGAAACTCAAGTTCAGTGACGATGAGGAGGAGCACGCCGAAAAGAACAAGATGTG GGCTGAATGGGAGAACCAGCGTCGCGAGCACCAGTTGTCGCTGAGCTCAGGAGAGGGGGTGTACCCCCAGGAGGGTCCTGAGGAGGAAGCTTACCAGGCCTACCAGGAGCAGATGGCCCACAGGAAGACCAACAGCAGGTTCCCCTCTGGAGAACCACAG GCCCAGCAGAAGAGCTCCGGGCCGGGCATGGCCCACCAGGGTGAACCCCTGGACAACCAGGAGGAGCGCCAGACCCAGGGCCCAGCCCGGGCCAAGTTTGTGTCACCGGAACTCTCGGAGGCAGTTGAGAGAGCTCGCCGtcgcagggaggaggaggagagactcgCCCGTGAGGAGAGACTGGCCGCCTGCGCCGAGAAGCTCAAGAGGCTAGACGAGAGGTTTGGGAAGACGGAGAGACAGTTGTTGAGGTCTGAGGAGGGAGCAAAGGATGCAGAGAGCAAGGAGGCAGCACTGTCCCCTAGGAGAGAGAGCAAAAACCACCCGGAGAGCTGGCAATACGGCATGAAAG ACGCTGAGTGTCCCTCGGAGCACTCCCCAGGCCAGCAGGACTACAGGGAAGAGGGCACCTCGGGCTTCACCCCCTACCGCAGTGAGGACGATGGCGGGGCCGAGCCCACCTCTCCCCTGCCTGACTATGCAAACCACCAGGCCTCCAAGCCCCTCCCTCCTCGCTTCCAAAAGCAGCAGCAG gACCAAGTGTATAAAATGCAGCactggcagcagcagcagtctgGCCACCCCGCCCCCTCTGGCTCCAGCCACCCCCCGAGGGGGTACTACCCCCCACACGTGCTGGGCTTCGACCCCCGCTGGATGATGATGCCCCCCTTCATGGACCCCCGAATGGCCCAGGGCCTCTCCCCTGTGGATTACTACCCCAACGCTGTCCACTCTTCAG GAATTATGAAATCGATGATGCAGCCAGACCACCTGAACAGCCCAGGGTCCGCCTCTGACGAGGGCTGCCATCCCAGCATGCATCAGGAGAGGAGGGCCCCCTCCACCGAGCCCTACCCTGTGTGGAACCAAGATGGCTACCCCCCTCGCAGTTTCACCCCACCCTACCAGAGACAGCACGAGAGCTCAGACAGGAGCCAGCCAGACGACCGGAGTGACAGGACCTGCTCCCAGCAGGACTTGTACGAAGAGAGGGGCAAAGAGTGCCTAGACAACCCCTCCGGTGACCTCTCCCATCAGGCCTACCAACAGAGCAAAGGCCCCGACAGGGATCACCACCCGCACGACCAAGGCCTGCTCTCCACAGCCCCGAGCCggccccagcagcagcagcacgcaGACAGCGACTACCCCAAACAGGAGCCCAAAGACAGGTACCTGAAGGACAGCACTGACCCCCGCAACGAAGTCTTCGACACCTCCAAAGAAAATGTTTTTGACTCAGACTTCCGGAGGCGAGATGGAGGCCAGAAGAAGGAAAGTGTTGGTGTTCAGAACCAGCGATCTGATCATGGCTCCAGCTCCCCTGCCAGCAGTGTAAGCCAGCCCTCTGAGACCGGCGGTAGGACCCTGACCCGCCGGACCGGTCCCATAAAGAAGCCTGTGCTCAAGGCCCTCAAAGTGGAGGACAAGGAGAACGAGAAGCCCAAAGTGGAGCCTGAGGAGAAGGTAGTCCCTTACCGCCTGGAAAAGGAGGTGCTCACCAACGTATATGACCTGAAGAAAGACAACCAGCCCCTACTAAGTAACAGACGCTCGGCCTCGCCTGCTATCGAGAAGCAGCCAGAAGAGAAGCAACACCAACTACTAGCTCCTGCTAAAGTAGAGCGGCCAGCCAGTACCCACAGTGAGGATTTGCCGAAGGAGAACAGCTGGGACAGCGGAAAGAGCCAGTCCTCCAGAGACAGCCAGGAGAGCAGGGAGCCTGGTGCACCACGACGCAACAACTGGATCTTCATCGATGAGGAGCAGGCCTTTGCCGGAGCCAGGGGAACGGGTAGAGGTCGGAGCCGTGGTGGCTTCAGGGAGTTCAGTTCCAGAGGAGACCGTGGTGGCCGGGGAGGCCGAGAGAACCCCAGAggaggctacaacaacaatatcaaCAGCAGGGACGCCACTGGAGCCCAGAGACCAGGCAGAGGCAGAGGACTGCCCAGGGACTTTGTCAAGGTGGAGGACCTGCAGAGGGGGAAGCCGAGGAGGCGCAACGTCAGCGAGACTCTGAGCGAGACCTCAGAGTACGAGGAGCTGCCCAAGCGGCGGCGCCAGAAGGGCTCTGAAAATGGAGAGGGTGGCAGCTACCCAGAGCAGGGAGAGACCAGGAAGGCCGACCGAGACTCTTGGAGGTCCAACAAGGTGTACACGGAAGACCAGGCGGCCAGCGACGCCCGCGACAAGGCCAAAGCCAGCAGTAAGGGGTTCGGAGGCTTCGGCCGCTCGCTGCCTCCCAGACTCGACACTGGCAGGGTCTACAACACCAGCCGAGGGTTCAACAACGGCTCCAGAGACATCTCCACCTGGAGGGGGCGGGGGACTCAGTTCGGCAGTGGCGGTGGGCCCATGCAGGAGAATGGCTACGGCCCAGGCACCGAGACTTACTCTAGGAGACCTCCACCACCTGCAGAGCGTGAGCCCTTCAAATACACCCCCAAGTTTACTGGCTCTACTGGTTCCTTCATGGAGAACGGTGCCGAGGACCGCAGCGGGGAGGGCGAGTACTACATAGACAACGACAACCCTGGACAACAGCCATTGAGAAGAAGGCGGCCGCCACGCCAGGACAAGCCCCCGCGCTTCCGCCGACTACGTCAAGAGCGGGAGCCCGGCAGCGGCCAGTGGACCAGCGACGAGTACATCAACGGATCGGAAGGATTTGCCAACCCCTGGCCGGGCCGCTCCAAGGAGGGAGGTAAAGAGGACGGCTGGCCCAGTGGCCACTACTCCGGAGGGGGAGGGAGGTCCGGTGGTCAGCACGGCCAGGCGGAGGACTGGGAGACTGGCTCGGAGAACAGCGACTTCAGCGACTGGAGGGAGAAGCGTGGTggagggcagcagcagcaggcccaCGGGGGAGATGTGCACTCAGACTCAGGCCACGGGGAGCCTGGGTCTGGGGAAAAGAGGGAGCTGGCCAAGAGGAGTTTCTCCAGCCAGCGCCCCCTGGTGGACCGGCAGAACAGGAAGGGAGAGCTGGAGGGGAACAAGATGACACGCTCCTCAGAGAACCCTAACGCTCTGCCCTCCTGCAACAGGAACGACGGCTGGCAGAACGGAGGGTCCTCCAACCATAATAG CAGGAGCCCAGAGGAGTCAGGCCAAGTCTACAATGTTGAGCAGTCTGAGGAGGGCCACCAGCCCAACGAACCCTCGGGGAAGAAGCTGGACAAGGAGCTGAAGCCCAGGTCTGTGAAGGGAGACATGGTCAAACCACTGAACCAGTACGACCTCAACAGCTACCCCA TTGAGGGGGATTCTGGGGGTCCTAGTCCAGATGGGTTCCAAGACCTGTCCAAGAAACAGCAGCGGCGCCCACAGGAAGACGACAGGAGGAGAAAGGAACAAGGAGCTCCG GTTCCAGTAAAGAACAGACCGATCACCTCCAAGATGCCCCCGCGGTTTGCCAAGAAGCAGGGTGGCATGACCATGGATCAGCCAGAAGAGGGACTCTCTGCCAACAACCTGGGCACAGAGATCTGGGAGACTAACAGCTCAG CTCTGTCAGTCCAGTCATCTGGAGGGGACTCGTGGACCAAGCAGGTCTCCTTCACAGGCAGCGAGCCCAACTCTGAGGACTCTGATGCGGGGCCTGAGCAGAGCAAGGAGCAGCACAAGCCCGGCCCCATCGGCAACGAGCGTTCACTCAAGCACCGCAAGGGCTCAGAGGGTGTGGAGCGTCTGGAGGGGAGGCCCATCACGCCCGTCAACGGCGTGGACCTCCACGTGGACACGGTGCTGCCCGTGCCACCCATTGAGTTTGGTGTGAGCGCCAAGGACTCTGACTTTAGCCTGCCACCCGGTTCCACCCCAGTGCCTGTGTCCAACCCTGTCACCAAGCTGCAGGACGCCCTCGCCAGCAAC CCGGCCCTGACCCAAGCCATTCCCATGCTGCGTAGAGACCACCTGCAGCCTGGCATCAACCTCAACCCCATCTCTTTCCCCAGCGCTGACCTCACACTCAAG ATGGAGTCGGCCCGTAAGGCGTGGGAGAACTCCCAATCTCTCCCCGAGCAGGGCTCTCCTGGTGGGGGGGCCTCTGGTGCCCAGCCCCCCTGCAGCGTGGGCTCCTCCAGCGGGGTCAGCTACAGCTCTTTCGGAGGGGTGTCCATGCCCCCCATGCCCGTGGCCTCCGTGGCGCCTTCCATGTCCATGCAGG GTAACCATGTCCCCCCGCTGTATCTGGACGGCCATGTCTTTCCCAGCCAGCCTCGTCTGGTGCCCCCAACCATGACCCAGCAGCAGAGCTACCAACAG GCAGCGGCTGCTGCCCAGCAGATCCCCATCTCCCTGCACACCTCTCTGCAGGCCCAACTTGGTCTCCGGGGAGGCCTTCCCGTCTCCCAGTCCCAGGAGATGTTCAACTCCATCCCCCCCTTCAGGTCCCAGGTGTACATGCACCCCAATCTGTCCCAGCCTAACCCCATGGTGCTGTCAGGCGGTGGCCCCCTCAAGGGGCCCTATTCGGCCTTCCCGGGCATGCAGCCATCGGACATGGTCAAGCCTCAGTCGGGCTCCCACTACCAGCCCATGAACGGCAGCCAGGCCATGGTCTACGACGGCCAGATGAACCAGGGCCCTGGCATGGGCTCCTCCCAGCTCATGGACTCCCAGCTCATCCAG GTGACCATGCCCCTGCCGGGCTCCCAGCTGCGTTATGGCTCTGCCCAGCAGCACCTCATCCTGCCCCAGTCCATCCAGCTCCAGCAGGGCCAGAACCTCTCCGTGGGAGCCGCCCGCAGGATGCTCCCCCCTGGCTCCCAGCCCCCCGTCATGACCGGCAGCAGAGAG AATTTCCCAATGTCTGCTGGTCCGTATACTACTTACAAG ACCTCCCAGATGGAAATGAAAGGCTTCCAGTTCTCTGACAAGCCCAATCACAGCCAGGGCATGCCTGGAGGATACAACAG accaGGGTCTGCCAGCCCCAGTGGGAAGCAGTCTGGCCCTCTGCCTGGGCATTACACCCAGCAG AAGACGACCTCCATGCAGGCCGTTCAGCAGCGAGGCTGGGCTTGCAGTGGCCCTGGCCTGACCTGTAGTTGCTGCTACAGAGACCCAGCCACCGGCTGGTTTGAGGCCCTGCTGTGCCCCCTCCACGGCAAG GTTCCCCCTCCCCAGGGCAGCATGGTTATGCACATGCGTCCCCCCACCACCGGCCCCTTCCCCACCCCCATCCAGAGACCTGTCATGCAGGTCAACAAGACAGTCATCATCCGCTCCCCACCTTACCCCAATCCCGGGCGCGAGCCCCCCCACTCCACCCCCCCCTCAGCCCCCGAGCCCCCCATCAAGGGGCCGGAGGATGGCATGAAG AGTAAAGCCCTGCGAGATAGGCGCCAGCTGGTGGGTGAGGGGAAGGCGCTGTCGTGGGGCCTGATGACCAGCAAACTCCAGGAGTCCCTTCCCGGCTGGCAGGGTAAACCAGCACCATGCACCTGA